A single region of the Mercenaria mercenaria strain notata chromosome 6, MADL_Memer_1, whole genome shotgun sequence genome encodes:
- the LOC123548629 gene encoding uncharacterized protein LOC123548629, producing the protein MAIMFLYGKRPKLTHDNIEHVLHLAEFLLIPNLKSACISWLKTTDVTEENCMTLLQLSSIYGFEIPNCTQYIEAHLSEMLRHLQMVNLTKESIEYLFSDRKLAYVPMDEKLMFLLRWRDSQPSQRNVYMKELLMAIDFRDVSKSLLQELKEDHSLKENIDFEQVLRNISEEWSTHRVLIMKSESDEGSFWCLDLEREKWFRLSSEAYEGDRSYQYRFHISGKGSNDFEIYFTDKGYQQSKMVTLNLQSDTCKTFKFMEKESGNDLKQIDDLQMHGDVCIVNVNERVKTNKQTNQTSPSIDIHSRLRYLSLLGCNPLDQILAIQMMQDDGTRSSVYTDTSTLYIGNVDDEVVRMSPFLTFKDDQISQICLNNNSTLAMLFKSKKFVSVLDLVDHTLERIQVETDYSDKLVQSENGFVIYNNKRCICLQRLTGPSLPIKYKITEILFLNTKFSQEKLYFCDNTWYHYYRKTYDEEFKFESTPHSCVISEGSMENVTWKPLPLPREADRCYPDTIKDNLFQVCIPKSKLRCDIECPHCMMAARDSSGIYRRTIASSRYDDSDDYFYEDSSDDDYYGYSFYDEDYGYYYDDSD; encoded by the coding sequence ATGGCGATAATGTTCCTCTATGGAAAGAGACCAAAGTTAACCCACGACAATATAGAGCATGTCTTGCACTTGGCGGAGTTTCTTCTCATCCCAAATTTGAAGTCTGCATGTATAAGCTGGTTGAAGACTACCGATGTCACAGAGGAAAATTGCATGACTTTACTACAGCTGTCGAGCATTTACGGCTTTGAAATTCCAAACTGCACTCAATATATCGAGGCACACTTGTCTGAAATGCTGAGACATTTACAAATGGTGAACCTGACGAAAGAATCGATCGAATACTTATTTTCGGATAGAAAACTAGCCTACGTGCCGATGGATGAAAAGCTTATGTTTCTTCTTAGATGGAGAGATAGTCAGCCTAGTCAAAGAAATGTCTACATGAAAGAACTGTTGATGGCTATTGATTTTCGTGACGTCAGCAAATCCTTGTTACAAGAGTTAAAAGAGGATCAcagtttaaaagaaaacatagatTTTGAACAAGTCTTACGAAATATTAGCGAGGAATGGAGTACACACCGAGTTTTAATAATGAAGAGCGAAAGTGATGAAGGGTCATTCTGGTGTTTAGACTTAGAAAGAGAAAAATGGTTCAGACTTAGTTCAGAGGCATACGAAGGAGACAGGTCATATCAATATCGCTTTCATATTTCTGGTAAAGGAAGcaatgattttgaaatatattttactgacaAGGGTTACCAGCAGTCTAAGATGGTAACGCTTAATTTGCAGTCAGATACgtgcaaaacattcaagttcatgGAAAAAGAAAGCGGAAATGATTTAAAGCAGATTGATGATCTACAAATGCATGGTGATGTATGTATTGTCAATGTCAACGAACGAGTAAAAACGAACAAACAGACAAACCAGACTTCTCCATCCATTGATATACATAGTCGTCTACGGTACCTGTCTCTCCTTGGATGTAATCCACTTGACCAAATACTTGCAATACAAATGATGCAAGACGATGGCACCAGATCGAGTGTATATACGGACACGTCGACGTTGTATATTGGAAACGTGGACGATGAAGTTGTCAGGATGTCACCATTTCTTACATTTAAAGACGATCAGATATCAcagatttgtttaaataataattCAACTCTTGCGATgcttttcaaatcaaagaaatttgtGTCAGTCCTTGATCTTGTTGATCATACTTTAGAAAGAATACAAGTCGAGACAGATTACAGTGACAAATTAGTTCAAAGCGAGAATGGATTTGTCATTTACAATAACAAACGTTGTATCTGCCTGCAAAGGCTAACTGGGCCTTCTCTTCCTATTAAATATAAGATTACagaaatattatttctaaatacaaaGTTTTCTCAGGAGAAATTGTACTTCTGTGACAATACTTGGTATCACTATTATCGCAAAACCTATGATGAAgaattcaaatttgaaagcactcCGCACAGTTGCGTCATATCAGAAGGTTCAATGGAAAATGTAACTTGGAAACCGCTGCCACTCCCTAGGGAAGCTGACAGGTGCTACCCAGATACAATAAAAGACAATCTCTTTCAAGTTTGTATCCCGAAAAGTAAGCTTCGTTGCGACATAGAATGTCCCCACTGCATGATGGCTGCCAGGGACTCCAGTGGAATATATAGAAGAACAATCGCCAGTTCACGTTACGACGATTCGGATGACTACTTCTACGAAGACTCGTCAGATGACGATTATTACGGATATTCGTTCTATGATGAAGATTATGGTTATTACTATGACGACTCTGACTAG